One part of the Aspergillus luchuensis IFO 4308 DNA, chromosome 5, nearly complete sequence genome encodes these proteins:
- a CDS encoding uncharacterized protein (COG:S;~EggNog:ENOG410PT48) gives MSYLGSPAKFLLLGTMPSKSLTSPSVPMCAPLDTQAVRELFNQFKSLASTTGYDTTLAVYDENAKLYGQLKAKDSELKNLMGEINERERKKETALNEMFEAIEKEKGRHKETKEQALLLQRTIEDKEKLISERDKRIGELEKQVKKLQSDNTKERGKLADSQKDVTALQNAKKEKEDTIDKMKSVGADLKEKLSTSKKRVKELEEQVSMLKGTLATTQERLTKLEGFAAGHHEVDEESLVEGFIELWEYAKTKLYPHLNVDFPSETLRDISPWDRLRHCDLVRANQVPLPCSNTSVAKQMRFSVILAILAREIAKHIFQPTYIAPMEDYFAKALSNLAATNSEKESFCRSILLSIDPETQARICLKNVQSVVKNVSAYLDELLPEDQRSAFVRSLSKVIQKAVDIWKPVQRAQRRYVPDFESPHAEDEWEAFTFPTDENPTTETNANQKSTNNFSLIVFPRICVIENNTCTAFTTVILLNSSHYHWTAAATEISKEPPSPTIGRVLSLWRKGSNNRKNLPLPNGAPTKTNKA, from the exons ATGTCGTATTTGGGTTCTCCAGCCAAATTTCTGTTGCTTGGCACTATGCCTTCTAAGAGTCTGACCTCGCCTTCTGTACCGATGTGCGCGCCCCTTGACACGCAAGCTGTTAGAGAACTTTTCAATCAGTTCAAGAGTCTAGCCTCCACGACGGGATATGATACTACTCTAGCAGTTTACGATGAAAATGCCAAACTATACGGCCAGCTGAAGGCCAAAGACTCCGAGCTCAAAAACCTAATGGGCGAAATAAACGAGCGAGAGCGAAAGAAGGAGACCGCGCTCAACGAAATGTTCGAGGCcattgagaaagagaagggtAGACACAAAGAGACTAAGGAGCAGGCTTTGTTGCTTCAAAGGACCATtgaggacaaggagaagctcaTTTCTGAGCGTGACAAGCGCATAGGTGAACTCGAGAAGCAAGTAAAGAAGCTTCAATCGGACAATACaaaggagaggggaaagctGGCAGATTCACAGAAGGACGTCACTGCTCTCCAAAATgccaagaaagagaaagaagacactATCGACAAGATGAAATCGGTAGGTGCTGACTTGAAAGAAAAactctccacctccaagaAGAGGGTCAAAGAGCTAGAGGAACAGGTTTCCATGCTTAAAGGAACACTAGCAACTACTCAAGAGCGCCTCACAAAACTGGAGGGATTTGCCGCTGGGCATCatgaagtggatgaagagtcATT GGTTGAAGGCTTTATTGAGCTTTGGGAGTACGCTAAAACTAAGTTATACCCTCACCTGAACGTGGACTTCCCCAGCGAGACTCTGAGG GATATTTCACCGTGGGACAGGCTCCGACATTGTGACTTGGTACGCGCTAATCAAGTCCCTCTTCCATGTTCGAACACATCAGTGGCGAAACAGATGCGTTTTTCCGTCATCTTGGCTATTCTGGCAAGAGAGATCGCCAAACACATTTTCCAGCCAACGTATATCGCACCTATGGAAGATTACTTTGCGAAAGCCCTTTCCAACTTGGCCGCTACTAATAGCGAAAAAGAATCTTTTTGTCGATCgattcttctttccatcgaTCCGGAAACCCAGGCAAGGATATGTCTCAAGAATGTTCAGAGTGTGGTTAAAAACGTCTCAGCATACCTGGATGAACTACTTCCAGAAGACCAACGCAGTGCATTTGTTAGAAGCCTAAGCAAAGTTATACAAAAGGCTGTGGATATCTGGAAACCGGTTCAGCGCGCTCAACGCAGATATGTACCAGACTTTGAATCCCCGCACGCCGAAGATGAGTGGGAAGCCTTTACATTTCCTACTGACGAGAACCCCACTACAGAGACAAACGCCAATCAGAAAAGCACAAACAACTTCTCCTTAATCGTTTTCCCCCGCATTTGTGTTATAGAGAACAACACATGCACTGCCTTTACAACTGTCATACTATTGAATAGCTCGCATTATCATTGGACGGCTGCGGCAACCGAGATAAGCAAAGAGCCACCTAGTCCTACCATTGGACGAGTACTGAGCCTGTGGCGCAAAGGCTCAAATAATAGGAAAAATTTGCCTCTTCCGAATGGAgctccgacgaagacgaacaAGGCGTGA
- a CDS encoding uncharacterized protein (COG:S;~EggNog:ENOG410PJZ6;~InterPro:IPR027417), producing the protein MNSSLEARGFTETLLSAVRLQRHLGVRMIISTQEPTVSTTLLNLCSTTIVHRFTSPEWLHILHKHLAGALRSPFGGSKTDNHDTEAVSQLSLFEEIVNLQVGEAILFSPSMVVKASSCDSNGKATLCRLGHGNLRVRIRQRLTLDGGKSVLSR; encoded by the coding sequence ATGAATAGTTCTCTCGAGGCTCGAGGCTTCACTGAAACGCTTCTGTCCGCTGTCCGACTGCAGCGGCATCTGGGGGTCCGAATGATCATTTCTACCCAGGAACCCACGGTCTCCACAACCCTTTTGAATCTTTGTTCAACTACCATTGTGCATCGGTTTACTTCCCCGGAATGGCTGCATATTCTGCACAAACATCTGGCAGGAGCGTTGAGAAGTCCCTTCGGTGGATCGAAGACGGACAACCATGACACGGAAGCGGTTTCAcaactttctctttttgaGGAGATCGTAAATCTACAAGTGGGAGAGGCTATATTGTTCTCACCCAGTATGGTTGTTAAAGCAAGCTCCTGCGACAGCAACGGGAAGGCCACATTATGTCGCCTCGGACATGGCAATCTCCGGGTGAGAATCCGGCAGCGGCTTACACTTGACGGTGGGAAGAGTGTTCTCTCAAGGTGA